A window of the Pristiophorus japonicus isolate sPriJap1 chromosome 13, sPriJap1.hap1, whole genome shotgun sequence genome harbors these coding sequences:
- the pmpcb gene encoding mitochondrial-processing peptidase subunit beta, giving the protein MAACLQRFARIAGQRFLRRAWAGGGGGKRQPILHNWNRFQATQATAEQIILNIPETKVTILENGLRVTSEDSGLPTCTVGLWIDAGSRYENEKNNGTAHFLEHMAFKGTKKRSQLDLELEIENMGAHLNAYTSREQTVYYAKAFSKDLPRAVEILADIIQNSTLGGAEIERERGVILREMQEVETNLQEVVFDYLHATAYQTTALGRTILGPTENIKSITRNDLVEYITTHYKGPRIVLAAAGGVGHDELVDLAKHHFGNLLTTYAGNSTPDLPPCKFTGSEIRVRDDKMPLAHIAIAIEAVGWSHADTIPLMVANTLIGNWDRSFGGGVNLSSKLAQIACQGNLCHSFQSFNTCYTDTGLWGLYMVCESNTIDEMLHFVQREWMRLCTSVTESEVARAKNLLKTNMLLQLDGSTPICEDIGRQMLCYNRRIPLPELEVRIDAVDAKTVRDVCTKYIYDKSPAVAAVGPIEQLPDYNRICSAMYWLRS; this is encoded by the exons ATGGCGGCGTGTCTACAGCGCTTCGCTCGTATTGCCGGACAGAGGTTCCTCAGGAGGGCCTGGGCCGGCGGCGGCGGCGGCAAACGACAG CCCATCCTACACAATTGGAATCGATTCCAGGCCACTCAAGCAACAGCTGAACAAATTATTTTGAATATTCCAGAAACAAAAGTCACTATTCTGGAAAATGGACTACGAGTGACTTCTGAAGACTCTGGTCTTCCGACATGTACA GTTGGACTGTGGATTGATGCAGGGAGCCGCTATGAGAATGAGAAGAACAATGGAACGGCTCATTTCTTGGAGCACATGGCTTTCAAA GGCACAAAGAAACGCTCTCAGCTAGACTTGGAACTTGAGATCGAAAACATGGGAGCCCATTTAAATGCATATACATCTAGAGAACAAACAGTGTATTATGCTAAAGCATTTTCTAAAGATCTGCCCAGAG CTGTAGAAATACTTGCAGACATTATCCAGAACAGCACCTTGGGAGGGGCTGAGATTGAGCGTGAGCGAGGAGTTATTCTCAGGGAAATGCAAGAAGTTGAAACCAATCTTCAGGAAGTAGTCTTTGACTATCTGCATGCAACGGCCTATCAGACCACGGCATTGGGCCGCACCATCCTGGGCCCTACAGAAAACATCAA ATCTATAACTCGGAATGACCTGGTGGAATATATCACAACACACTACAAAGGACCGAGGATTGTATTGGCTGCTGCTGGAG GAGTGGGACATGATGAATTGGTTGACTTGGCAAAGCATCACTTTGGTAATCTATTAACTACCTATGCTGGTAATTCCACACCAGATCTGCCTCCCTGTAAGTTCACAGGAAGTGAG ATTCGTGTAAGAGACGACAAGATGCCATTAGCTCATATCGCAATTGCTATTGAAGCTGTTGGCTGGTCACATGCAGACACCATTCCGCTGATGGTGGCAAACACCCTGATTGGTAACTGGGACCGTTCTTTTGGTGGTGGTGTG AACTTGTCCAGTAAATTGGCACAGATCGCTTGCCAGGGTAACCTCTGCCACAGTTTCCAATCATTCAACACCTGCTATACAGACACTGGTCTGTGGGGGCTTTACATGGTCTGTGAGTCTAACACGATCGACGAAATGCTGCATTTTGTTCAAAGagagtg GATGAGATTGTGTACCAGTGTTACTGAGAGTGAAGTTGCGAGAGCCAAAAACCTTTTAAAAACAAACATGCTGCTGCAGCTTGATG GTTCAACACCAATCTGTGAAGATATTGGGAGACAAATGTTGTGTTACAATCGAAGGATTCCACTCCCGGAGCTGGAAGTTAGGATCGAT GCTGTTGATGCCAAAACAGTAAGGGATGTATGCACTAAGTATATCTACGACAAGTCCCCTGCTGTTGCTGCGGTTG GTCCTATTGAACAGCTCCCAGATTACAACAGAATTTGCAGTGCAATGTACTGGCTGAGATCGTAA